In Deltaproteobacteria bacterium, the genomic window CGACTATATTTTTCTGGACTGCCCTCCTTCCCTGGGTTTACTGACCGTTAATGCCCTGACCGCCGCACAATCCATAATTGTCCCAACTCAATGCGAATATTATGCCTTAGAGGGATTGGGTAAGCTCTTAACGACCATACAGATTGTTCAAAGGGATTTAAATCCCTCCCTGGTTGTTGAAGGTATCCTGCTGACCATGTTTGATATCCGCAACAATCTTTCCGGACAGGTCGAAGCCGAAGTCCGGACCCATCTTAAGGAACTTGTTTTTAAGACCGTTATTCCGAGAAATGTTCGGATCAGCGAAAGCCCCAGTCATGGCCTTCCGGTTGTTTTATATGATGTCAATTCCCGTGGTGCCCAAAGCTATCTGGAACTGGCCAAAGAATTAGTGGAAAGGGAGAAAAAAAATGGATGACGGCCGGGTCTTTGGTCCAAAAAAAAGGGGGTTGGGTCGGGGATTAGGGGCCTTGATTCCGACCGTTGAAACCCCGAAAGGTGAAAAGAGGTCCTTTTTTTATGTGGGTATTGAAGAAGTTCAGCCCAATCCTCTACAGCCCCGCAAGAAGGTCAAAGAGGCTTCGATAGACCAATTGGCCGAATCCATAAAAGAAAAAGGGATTATCCAGCCCTTGCTGGTCCGAAAAATCGACGATGGCTATGAATTAATCGCCGGGGAAAGGAGATGGCGGGCCGCCCAGCGAGCAGGCCTGACAGAAGTCCCGGTATTGATCCGGGAGGCCGAACCGACGGCCCAGTTAGAATTGGCCCTGATAGAAAATATCCAGCGGCAGAACCTGAATCCCATGGAAGAAGCCGAGGCCTATCAGCGATTGATTCAGGAATTCGGTATTTCTCAGGAGGAGGTGGGGCGGCGAGTCGGGAAAGACCGCTCATCCGTTGCCAATATTTTGCGTTTATTGAAATTATCCCCCTGGGTCCAGGAAAAAATCTCTGAAGGAGCGGTTTCCTTCGGCCATGCCAAGTGTCTGCTGGCCCTGGAATCTCCTCAAGAACAGATCCGATTGGCCAAGGAAATTATTGAAAAAGGAATTTCGGTTAGAGAACTGGAACGTATTATGAAAAAAGGGGAACCGGCCCAGGT contains:
- a CDS encoding ParA family protein, whose protein sequence is MGKLICVVNQKGGVGKTATAINLAAALALAEKKTLIIDFDPQGNATSGVGANKQTFQHSIYHLLVDQLDPADLILSTDLPFLKIIPSDMDLVGADIELVPLPQREKVLKNKISSIIPEFDYIFLDCPPSLGLLTVNALTAAQSIIVPTQCEYYALEGLGKLLTTIQIVQRDLNPSLVVEGILLTMFDIRNNLSGQVEAEVRTHLKELVFKTVIPRNVRISESPSHGLPVVLYDVNSRGAQSYLELAKELVEREKKNG
- a CDS encoding ParB/RepB/Spo0J family partition protein yields the protein MDDGRVFGPKKRGLGRGLGALIPTVETPKGEKRSFFYVGIEEVQPNPLQPRKKVKEASIDQLAESIKEKGIIQPLLVRKIDDGYELIAGERRWRAAQRAGLTEVPVLIREAEPTAQLELALIENIQRQNLNPMEEAEAYQRLIQEFGISQEEVGRRVGKDRSSVANILRLLKLSPWVQEKISEGAVSFGHAKCLLALESPQEQIRLAKEIIEKGISVRELERIMKKGEPAQVKKGRLASLAEEDWVKEMIQKYKTRIKLKRKKKGGALEIYFHSEEELIRIVDLMMPK